One Alphaproteobacteria bacterium DNA segment encodes these proteins:
- a CDS encoding fused MFS/spermidine synthase, which produces MAQKDANSTIVTLAVFSFTLFLSASLMFSVQPMAGKMLLPLVGGTPAGWIVAMAFFQVMLLAGYLIAHALSKFPSQKHGLAYVAALLAGVVFLPVALDHAVGSGAIPEAGRIFLLLTQALAVPFIALSATSSTLQRLFMNTRHGSSGDPYFLYAASNLGSFAGLLLYPLLVEPQLTLAQQAQYFTGGYALLILLAGTCVWFARGPDKKAAKPAASEKGSAATGKRQLEWLALAFIPSCLLMGVTTYITSDVISAPLVWILPLALYLLTFVIAFSSKPIVSLRVMEAVQPYTICLAVIVISLLGAKWLFSWPGVAFYITVFTLVALACHARLASLRPLNDGRQLTSFYLMMSIGGALGGVLNAFVIPTVFNRVVEFPLTLLASFLIHKEYKAKSVTGMLIAGLLLLSILLVNVQAPDIGVDIVDGRRIALQTLCLVLAVGVIFFLKKLTPAVLVLGTLVVFMVSQYVIADRTEILSIRNFYGTVRLYDKPQMIEGKTETVRSMRHGSTTHGIQVQSDQELSMTPTAYFTRKGPVGDVFGFFKPKKVAVLGLGIGTMNCYNEPYREFTFFEIDPAVVQVAEDNFTFLSACKSKKPPVIKVGDGRLELAKIHEKFDLLFMDAFTSDSIPAHLLTREALQLYMDSLTPNGVIAINVSNRYFALWDTIATTASTIGLKTEMKADTKRKLPAYASPSLWLMLSRDKDKITLAGRGWHVVKPKPDIRPWTDDYTSLLGTLSFDVAARGGAQ; this is translated from the coding sequence ATGGCTCAAAAAGACGCGAATTCGACAATCGTGACGCTGGCAGTTTTCAGCTTTACCTTGTTCCTCTCCGCCTCGCTTATGTTCTCCGTCCAGCCGATGGCCGGAAAAATGCTGCTGCCGCTGGTGGGCGGCACACCTGCGGGCTGGATCGTCGCCATGGCATTTTTTCAGGTCATGCTGCTGGCGGGTTACCTGATCGCCCATGCGCTGTCGAAATTTCCGTCGCAGAAGCACGGCCTTGCCTATGTCGCGGCGCTGCTTGCCGGTGTCGTGTTCCTGCCCGTCGCGCTTGACCATGCCGTTGGTTCCGGTGCCATCCCCGAAGCCGGCCGCATATTCCTGCTGCTGACACAGGCGCTGGCCGTGCCGTTCATCGCGCTGTCGGCCACATCATCCACCTTGCAACGCCTTTTCATGAATACGCGCCACGGCTCGTCCGGCGACCCCTACTTCCTTTACGCCGCCAGCAACCTCGGCAGCTTTGCCGGGCTGCTGCTCTACCCGCTGCTGGTCGAGCCGCAATTGACGCTGGCGCAACAGGCGCAGTATTTCACGGGCGGCTATGCGCTGCTGATCCTGCTGGCAGGCACATGCGTATGGTTCGCGCGCGGACCAGACAAAAAAGCCGCCAAGCCCGCCGCATCCGAAAAAGGCAGTGCCGCAACCGGCAAACGCCAGCTGGAATGGCTCGCGCTCGCGTTTATTCCTTCCTGTCTGCTGATGGGCGTGACGACATACATTACTTCAGACGTTATTTCCGCGCCGCTGGTCTGGATTTTGCCGCTCGCATTGTACCTGCTCACATTCGTCATCGCCTTCAGCAGCAAGCCCATCGTGTCGCTGCGGGTAATGGAGGCCGTGCAGCCTTACACAATCTGCCTTGCCGTCATCGTTATCTCGCTGCTGGGTGCGAAATGGCTGTTCAGCTGGCCGGGCGTTGCTTTTTATATTACCGTCTTTACGCTGGTCGCGCTTGCTTGCCATGCGCGACTTGCCAGCCTGCGGCCGCTCAATGACGGGCGGCAGCTGACATCCTTTTACTTGATGATGTCGATCGGGGGTGCGCTGGGCGGTGTCCTGAACGCGTTCGTCATTCCGACGGTTTTCAACCGCGTGGTCGAATTCCCGCTGACCCTGCTGGCATCGTTCCTGATCCACAAGGAATACAAGGCAAAATCCGTAACAGGCATGCTGATTGCAGGGCTGCTGCTGCTTTCCATCCTGCTGGTCAACGTACAGGCACCCGATATCGGCGTCGATATCGTCGACGGGCGCAGGATTGCCTTGCAGACGCTGTGCCTCGTCCTTGCAGTGGGCGTTATCTTCTTCCTGAAAAAACTGACGCCCGCCGTGCTGGTGCTGGGAACGCTTGTCGTTTTCATGGTGTCGCAGTATGTCATCGCCGACCGCACGGAAATCCTGAGTATCCGCAATTTCTACGGCACGGTCCGGCTCTATGATAAGCCGCAGATGATCGAGGGAAAAACCGAAACCGTCCGTTCCATGCGCCACGGGTCGACAACGCACGGCATACAGGTTCAAAGCGACCAAGAACTGAGCATGACACCCACCGCGTATTTCACGCGCAAGGGCCCGGTCGGCGATGTATTCGGATTTTTCAAGCCGAAAAAAGTCGCTGTCCTCGGCCTCGGGATCGGCACGATGAACTGCTATAACGAGCCGTACCGCGAATTCACCTTTTTTGAAATCGATCCGGCGGTCGTGCAGGTGGCGGAGGATAACTTCACTTTCCTTAGCGCATGCAAATCGAAAAAGCCGCCCGTGATCAAGGTCGGCGACGGACGCCTTGAACTCGCTAAAATACATGAAAAATTCGACCTGCTGTTCATGGATGCTTTCACTTCGGATTCCATCCCGGCGCATCTGCTGACCCGCGAGGCGCTGCAGCTTTACATGGACAGCCTGACACCGAACGGCGTGATTGCGATCAACGTCTCCAACCGCTATTTCGCGCTATGGGACACGATTGCGACGACGGCATCCACAATCGGCCTGAAAACCGAAATGAAGGCCGACACCAAGCGCAAGCTGCCCGCCTATGCGTCGCCCAGCCTGTGGCTGATGCTGAGCCGCGACAAGGACAAGATAACGCTTGCGGGGCGCGGCTGGCATGTCGTGAAACCCAAACCCGATATCCGCCCCTGGACGGATGATTACACCAGCCTGCTGGGCACGCTGTCATTCGATGTCGCCGCGCGCGGTGGGGCACAATGA
- a CDS encoding ankyrin repeat domain-containing protein — MTSNRSLFNTIASIDMLHFAASENDIAAIDVFMATANADIDARDKNGLTPLMTAARNGNIEFARALLAKGADIHATDNTGAGILQHVFPQEKIAQKLTSEPALVELLLDNHAAFSTAAGFRPENLAVVAGVVIRKGMTEVLEAMIDGGLDIDSKTYEEMPLLLAAADAGSKDMVALLLARGANVNATHPNGRSPLRAAMAGGRLDLVEMLLAGNADPGIIMPGSNNGLNMSDRSFSVMCDFEIAVAVAEAARKFEVNEAAIRGDAATVEKLLKEGVTPDAIDRTGNSPLLHAIDNDKPDVLKVLVTGRANLHLQPAGKKLPLHAAIKKGALDATQILLDAGVSTLLKSRNNHDALDVARRSGKKGMLSLVEPYYALEKGIAVKQAIGLSGSVAAPQTARFRKGPTP; from the coding sequence ATGACGTCAAACAGGAGTTTATTCAATACAATTGCCTCCATCGACATGCTCCATTTTGCGGCATCGGAAAACGATATTGCGGCGATAGACGTTTTTATGGCGACCGCGAACGCAGATATCGATGCCCGCGACAAAAATGGCCTGACCCCGCTGATGACCGCCGCCAGAAACGGCAATATCGAGTTCGCGCGCGCCCTGCTGGCGAAGGGGGCGGATATTCATGCGACTGATAATACGGGCGCCGGCATCCTGCAGCATGTATTCCCGCAAGAAAAAATCGCGCAGAAATTAACCTCCGAGCCCGCCTTGGTCGAGCTGCTGCTCGACAATCACGCCGCTTTTTCCACAGCGGCAGGCTTTCGTCCGGAAAATCTGGCGGTCGTTGCAGGAGTCGTGATCCGCAAAGGTATGACAGAAGTGCTGGAAGCGATGATTGACGGCGGGCTTGATATCGATAGCAAGACATATGAAGAAATGCCACTGCTGCTCGCGGCGGCCGATGCAGGCAGTAAGGATATGGTCGCCCTGCTGCTGGCGCGCGGCGCGAATGTGAACGCCACGCATCCGAACGGGCGCAGCCCCCTGCGAGCGGCGATGGCGGGCGGCAGGCTTGATCTTGTGGAAATGCTGCTGGCCGGTAATGCAGACCCTGGAATTATTATGCCGGGCAGCAATAACGGGCTGAATATGTCCGACCGCAGTTTTTCAGTCATGTGCGATTTCGAGATTGCGGTGGCCGTCGCCGAGGCTGCACGCAAGTTCGAGGTTAACGAAGCAGCAATACGCGGCGATGCCGCCACGGTCGAAAAGCTGCTCAAGGAAGGTGTCACGCCTGACGCCATCGACCGCACAGGAAACTCGCCTCTGCTTCATGCGATTGACAATGACAAGCCCGATGTCCTGAAAGTGCTGGTTACGGGCCGGGCGAACCTGCATCTGCAGCCTGCAGGCAAAAAACTTCCGTTGCACGCCGCCATAAAGAAAGGCGCGCTTGATGCGACACAAATACTGCTGGATGCAGGTGTCAGTACTTTGCTGAAATCAAGAAATAATCACGACGCGCTGGATGTCGCGCGCCGCAGCGGAAAAAAAGGCATGCTGTCGCTTGTCGAACCCTATTACGCCCTTGAAAAAGGCATCGCAGTCAAACAGGCCATCGGTTTAAGCGGCAGCGTCGCCGCGCCGCAGACCGCGCGATTCCGCAAAGGGCCGACGCCATGA
- a CDS encoding ankyrin repeat domain-containing protein: MTQPINISPQAAATFMKNSIRNGNLEALHTLLFIDKADPNAELNGSRMLHEAAKAENDRAISMLLQAGADVNMADAQGHSPLRVAIKSGNAVSVKKLLAAGADPMAPAREDDGSEPTDEAIAYRYGSDVAHAVAMAVDRYRINDFVLKRKSAELESYLKKGVEPDTFDRFGKTALMEAVEKGAGRDAEVLLKHKADVSLATKAGETVMHIAAAGRNEAIVEKLYKAGAKMNCKTAAGLTPLDIAERHGNRPVINAIRKHLLQEELTLATAATRTSKPVSAPKTAKFGRKP, from the coding sequence ATGACACAGCCGATCAACATATCGCCGCAGGCGGCGGCGACCTTCATGAAGAATTCCATTCGCAACGGCAACCTCGAGGCGCTGCATACGCTGCTGTTTATCGACAAGGCCGACCCGAATGCGGAGCTCAACGGCAGCCGCATGCTGCACGAAGCCGCCAAGGCGGAAAACGACCGTGCGATTTCCATGCTGCTGCAGGCGGGTGCGGACGTAAATATGGCGGATGCGCAGGGCCATTCCCCCCTGCGTGTCGCGATCAAATCCGGCAATGCCGTGTCGGTTAAGAAGCTGCTGGCAGCGGGTGCTGATCCGATGGCGCCTGCGCGTGAGGATGACGGGTCCGAGCCGACGGACGAGGCGATTGCCTACAGGTATGGCAGCGATGTTGCTCATGCCGTTGCCATGGCGGTTGATCGTTACCGCATCAATGATTTTGTCCTAAAACGTAAATCGGCCGAATTGGAAAGCTACCTGAAAAAGGGCGTCGAGCCCGATACCTTCGACCGCTTCGGTAAAACCGCGCTGATGGAAGCGGTGGAGAAGGGGGCAGGGCGCGATGCCGAGGTTTTGCTGAAACACAAAGCCGATGTCAGTCTTGCGACAAAGGCAGGCGAAACCGTCATGCATATCGCGGCGGCAGGGCGCAATGAGGCGATTGTCGAAAAACTGTACAAGGCCGGCGCGAAAATGAATTGCAAGACGGCCGCAGGTCTCACCCCGCTCGATATCGCCGAACGTCACGGCAACCGCCCCGTCATCAACGCCATCCGCAAGCACCTGCTGCAGGAAGAATTGACCCTGGCGACCGCCGCCACGCGCACCAGCAAGCCCGTTTCGGCTCCGAAAACCGCGAAATTCGGGCGGAAACCCTAG
- a CDS encoding FkbM family methyltransferase: MSAEPQQQHSHIGSVNGRYGKVSFFNTDRYIGQSFLHYGEYNPEETEYVVSLAQKAGKDKLVLDIGANIGAISQALEHSGFAVEAFEPQPEVFSLLQQNIKGKCHNIALASRAGMTVMPKIRYDEVNNFGGFSIGTTSKSNGSIDVKVQTLDSFNYQNVGLIKIDVEGFEEEVLRGAVDTIKRCSPILYLEDDRADKSESLHKFLTQIGYMWHLHYPPLYTPKNFFAKQENIWGQNFVSKNIVCVKSPL; encoded by the coding sequence ATGAGCGCCGAACCACAGCAACAGCACAGTCATATCGGCAGCGTTAACGGGCGCTATGGCAAGGTTTCGTTTTTCAATACCGACCGCTATATCGGCCAGTCGTTCCTGCATTACGGAGAATACAACCCCGAGGAAACCGAATATGTCGTGAGCCTGGCGCAGAAAGCGGGCAAGGACAAGCTGGTGCTGGATATCGGCGCAAATATCGGCGCGATTTCACAGGCTTTGGAACATTCCGGTTTTGCTGTCGAAGCCTTCGAGCCGCAGCCGGAAGTTTTCAGCCTGCTGCAGCAGAACATCAAAGGTAAATGCCACAATATCGCGCTTGCCAGCCGCGCGGGCATGACAGTCATGCCGAAAATCCGTTATGACGAAGTGAACAATTTCGGGGGCTTTTCCATCGGCACGACCAGCAAATCGAACGGGTCGATCGATGTGAAGGTGCAGACTCTCGACAGCTTTAATTATCAAAATGTCGGCTTGATCAAGATCGATGTCGAGGGCTTCGAGGAAGAGGTGCTGCGCGGCGCGGTGGATACCATCAAACGCTGCAGCCCCATTCTTTATCTCGAGGACGACCGCGCCGACAAGAGCGAGAGCCTGCATAAATTCCTGACCCAGATCGGCTATATGTGGCATTTGCACTATCCGCCGCTCTACACCCCGAAAAACTTCTTTGCCAAGCAAGAGAACATCTGGGGTCAGAATTTTGTCAGCAAGAACATTGTCTGCGTAAAAAGCCCATTGTAA
- a CDS encoding fused MFS/spermidine synthase translates to MTANAALRPPFAWQQTHISALFCAALFVSAAAMFMLQPMTGKMLLPLVGGTPSGWIVAMAFFQLALLAGYALANICARFSPRIHGIAFVAALALGGFFLPVHLSQPEGAADAWMVMKILAASVGVPFVALAMASSTLQRLFTASGHSAAGDPYFLYAASNLGSFSGLLLYPLLAEKLLTIPEQAQLWLGGYVALIALTAICIGRAKSMPATAYVKPAPLAAGIRWRWILFAFIPSSLMMGVTTQITTAIIAAPLLWVLPLGIYLLTFVLAFGKVSPLRLALVEKLHPMAVCLGFGLIFIATVSLDAPWLIMALLLACFGVVALAFHMKLAALRPLDDGQRLTDYYLMIALGGALGGMLNAFIAPVIFDRLLEFPLVLAASLLLHPGLRARLVRHDLVSVCTGGLGLIVWAFMRRHGIGAPAFLEVFLVILFVAALRNPRFALAGCLLVMALPYAVPRDGQDGMYQRNFFGLLHVYERHFTMDGEKYAIRYFGHGTTLHGLQSLDPDIAEVPTAYFSHSGPVGDIFRTLNPKNVAVMGLGAGTLACHHAPDRSFTFFEIDPAVVKIAKDNFTFLSSCPGKTPHRIFTGDGRLELAKLMGEKFDLIILDAFSSDMVPVHLISVEAIEMYKTLLTENGMLAFNISNNYVSLAATLAAGAKAAGLQARYKYYDFIDPPMFFPSNWLLMAREGVDMTAFREQGWVPPLQNGERAWTDNYSNIIGIMRF, encoded by the coding sequence ATGACGGCAAACGCCGCCTTGCGGCCCCCATTCGCCTGGCAGCAAACACATATCTCCGCCCTGTTCTGCGCGGCGCTTTTCGTATCCGCCGCCGCCATGTTCATGCTGCAGCCCATGACGGGCAAGATGCTGCTGCCGCTGGTTGGCGGCACGCCGTCCGGCTGGATCGTCGCGATGGCGTTTTTCCAGCTGGCGCTGCTGGCCGGTTACGCGCTCGCCAATATCTGCGCCCGTTTTTCGCCGCGCATTCATGGCATCGCTTTTGTCGCGGCACTGGCGCTCGGCGGTTTTTTCCTGCCGGTCCATTTGTCGCAGCCCGAAGGCGCGGCGGACGCATGGATGGTCATGAAGATTCTGGCGGCAAGCGTCGGCGTGCCCTTCGTTGCGCTGGCGATGGCATCATCGACCTTGCAGCGTCTTTTCACGGCATCGGGCCACAGCGCGGCGGGCGACCCGTATTTCCTGTATGCCGCCAGCAATCTTGGCAGTTTCTCAGGTCTGTTGCTTTACCCGTTGCTGGCGGAAAAACTGCTGACGATACCGGAACAGGCGCAGTTGTGGCTTGGCGGCTATGTCGCCCTGATCGCCCTGACGGCGATCTGCATCGGGCGCGCGAAATCGATGCCTGCCACCGCCTATGTCAAGCCTGCGCCGCTGGCGGCGGGCATCCGCTGGCGCTGGATTTTATTCGCCTTCATTCCGTCCAGCCTGATGATGGGCGTCACGACGCAGATCACAACCGCGATTATCGCAGCGCCGCTGCTCTGGGTATTGCCGCTCGGCATTTACCTGCTGACCTTCGTGCTGGCCTTTGGCAAGGTGTCGCCCCTGCGCCTTGCGCTGGTCGAAAAGCTACACCCGATGGCGGTCTGCCTTGGCTTCGGCCTGATTTTTATCGCGACCGTTTCGCTGGATGCGCCGTGGCTGATCATGGCGTTGTTGCTGGCATGTTTCGGCGTGGTCGCGCTTGCGTTCCACATGAAACTGGCCGCGCTGCGCCCGCTGGATGACGGACAGCGGCTGACCGATTATTACCTGATGATCGCGCTGGGCGGCGCGCTGGGCGGGATGCTGAACGCCTTTATCGCGCCGGTGATATTCGACCGGCTGCTGGAATTTCCGCTGGTGCTGGCGGCATCACTGCTGCTTCATCCGGGCCTGCGCGCAAGGCTTGTCCGGCATGACCTTGTTTCCGTCTGTACCGGCGGCCTCGGCCTGATCGTTTGGGCGTTCATGCGCCGCCACGGTATCGGCGCGCCCGCCTTTCTGGAAGTTTTTCTGGTGATCCTGTTTGTGGCGGCGCTGCGCAATCCGCGCTTCGCCTTGGCCGGCTGCCTGCTGGTCATGGCCCTGCCATATGCCGTGCCGCGCGACGGCCAGGACGGCATGTATCAGCGCAATTTCTTCGGGCTGCTGCATGTGTATGAACGCCATTTCACGATGGATGGCGAGAAATACGCCATCCGTTATTTCGGTCACGGCACGACGCTGCACGGGCTGCAGTCGCTCGACCCCGATATTGCCGAAGTGCCGACCGCCTATTTCTCGCATAGCGGGCCGGTCGGCGATATTTTCCGCACGCTCAACCCGAAAAACGTCGCCGTTATGGGGCTTGGCGCGGGCACGCTCGCCTGCCATCACGCGCCGGACCGGTCATTTACTTTTTTTGAAATCGATCCTGCCGTCGTCAAAATTGCGAAAGATAATTTCACCTTCCTGAGCTCCTGCCCCGGCAAAACCCCGCATCGCATTTTCACGGGCGACGGGCGACTTGAGCTTGCCAAGCTGATGGGCGAGAAATTCGACCTTATCATCCTCGACGCGTTTTCATCCGACATGGTGCCGGTTCACCTGATTTCGGTGGAAGCGATTGAAATGTATAAAACACTGCTGACAGAAAACGGCATGCTGGCCTTTAACATTTCCAACAATTACGTCAGCCTTGCAGCGACGCTGGCGGCAGGCGCAAAGGCCGCAGGATTGCAGGCGCGGTATAAATATTACGATTTCATCGACCCGCCCATGTTTTTCCCCAGCAACTGGCTGCTGATGGCGCGCGAAGGTGTCGATATGACGGCATTCCGCGAACAGGGATGGGTACCGCCGCTGCAAAACGGCGAACGCGCATGGACGGACAACTATTCAAATATAATCGGGATCATGAGGTTTTAA
- the carA gene encoding glutamine-hydrolyzing carbamoyl-phosphate synthase small subunit — protein sequence MFSPQVPPHATAVLVLADGSVHWGKGIGAPGTTGGEVCFNTSMTGYQEIMTDPSYAGQIITFTFPHIGNVGTNDDDQEAAAPFAKGVILRADITGPSSYRSETHFNEWLIENNLTGICGVDTRALTHHLREHGSQNGIIHFFGSEKINLDDLKQQARALPDMNGLDIAKTVSTKNIYAWTEGGWDAKAAKFQTPAETYYHVVVVDYGVKRNILRRLCERGMRLTVVPCDTSAEDILALRPDGVFLSNGPGDPAATGVYAVPVIQKILQSEKPVFGICLGHQMLAIALGGKTEKFAFGHRGANHPVKNLETGKVEITSQNHGFHVMPATLPENVSVTHISLFDGSNEGLRVKDKPAFSVQYHPEASPGPQDSDYLFDNFVTLIKGQSQPLQSDKGIKKSA from the coding sequence ATGTTTTCACCCCAGGTGCCCCCTCACGCAACCGCGGTTCTTGTGCTGGCCGATGGCAGCGTCCATTGGGGCAAGGGGATTGGCGCGCCGGGTACGACGGGCGGGGAGGTCTGCTTCAACACCTCGATGACCGGCTATCAGGAAATCATGACCGACCCGTCCTATGCCGGCCAGATCATCACCTTCACCTTCCCCCATATCGGCAACGTCGGCACGAATGACGACGATCAGGAAGCGGCAGCGCCGTTTGCCAAGGGTGTCATCCTGCGCGCCGACATCACCGGACCTTCCAGCTATCGTTCCGAAACGCATTTCAACGAATGGCTGATCGAAAATAACCTGACCGGCATTTGCGGCGTCGATACCCGCGCGCTCACCCACCATCTGCGCGAACACGGGTCGCAGAACGGCATCATCCATTTCTTCGGCTCTGAAAAAATCAACCTCGACGACCTGAAGCAGCAGGCGCGCGCCCTGCCCGACATGAACGGGCTTGATATCGCAAAAACCGTCAGCACGAAAAACATTTACGCATGGACCGAAGGCGGCTGGGACGCGAAGGCGGCGAAATTCCAGACACCGGCGGAAACCTATTACCATGTCGTCGTCGTGGATTACGGCGTGAAGCGCAACATCCTGCGCCGGCTGTGCGAGCGCGGCATGCGCCTGACCGTCGTGCCCTGCGATACCTCCGCCGAAGACATCCTCGCCCTGCGCCCCGACGGCGTGTTCCTGTCGAACGGCCCCGGCGACCCTGCGGCGACCGGCGTTTATGCGGTTCCCGTGATCCAGAAAATCCTGCAGTCGGAAAAACCGGTCTTCGGCATCTGCCTTGGCCACCAGATGCTCGCGATTGCGCTTGGCGGCAAGACGGAGAAATTCGCCTTCGGCCATCGCGGCGCAAACCATCCCGTGAAAAACCTCGAAACCGGCAAGGTGGAAATCACCAGCCAGAACCACGGTTTCCATGTCATGCCCGCAACGCTGCCCGAAAATGTCAGCGTGACGCATATCAGCCTGTTCGACGGCTCGAACGAGGGCCTGCGCGTGAAGGACAAGCCGGCGTTTTCGGTGCAGTACCACCCCGAAGCCTCGCCCGGCCCGCAGGACAGCGATTACCTGTTCGATAATTTCGTGACACTGATCAAGGGACAGAGCCAGCCGCTGCAGTCCGACAAGGGCATCAAGAAATCCGCATGA
- a CDS encoding GatB/YqeY domain-containing protein: MLRNEFSERLKQAQFAKDEATVGTLRLIIAAMKDRDIAARAKGNWDGIKDDEILAMMASMIKQRQESIKMYELGKRQDLADKEATEIRIIEGFMPKQLTEDEVKKVIDGLLKDMNASGLKDMGRVMAEMKTKYAGQLDFSKASGWVKEKLTG, translated from the coding sequence ATGCTCAGGAACGAGTTTTCGGAACGGCTCAAGCAGGCGCAGTTCGCCAAGGATGAGGCAACCGTCGGTACATTACGTCTAATCATCGCTGCGATGAAAGACCGCGACATCGCCGCGCGCGCCAAGGGCAACTGGGACGGCATCAAGGACGATGAAATCCTCGCCATGATGGCATCGATGATCAAGCAGCGTCAGGAGTCGATCAAGATGTACGAGCTTGGCAAACGCCAGGACCTCGCCGACAAAGAAGCGACCGAAATCCGCATCATCGAAGGCTTCATGCCCAAGCAGCTGACCGAAGATGAGGTCAAGAAAGTGATCGACGGGCTTCTGAAGGATATGAATGCATCCGGCCTGAAAGACATGGGACGCGTTATGGCGGAAATGAAAACAAAATATGCCGGCCAACTGGACTTCTCCAAGGCCAGCGGCTGGGTGAAAGAGAAGCTGACCGGATGA
- a CDS encoding ankyrin repeat domain-containing protein — MPLPDAFNTDTPAGQLRLAVRVAGTERLEALLALKPDRTTMTKPMQDAVSSGRADMVELLLKAGANPDATRNAKGSLLLQAVVARDEKMAAVLLAGGANPNKRDATQITPLRAAMSAQCLTLVKMLLAAGADPYALSLTRDGKRSDMDRDFAQMQTQEIASAVETAAGRFAVNKAALAGDFNLAEALLKRGLPPDSHDHNGSTALINAVKSASPKIVKLLLSFKANPNLGSYDGTEFPLHEALKKRDLRSVIALSQAGARTDVPDASGKTALQLAEETKNYDLLEPVRRQKAREVNEYVAGMSRLDHNVSAPAVASFKRRPPAP, encoded by the coding sequence ATGCCACTTCCCGATGCCTTTAATACCGACACGCCAGCAGGCCAGTTGCGCCTCGCCGTGCGCGTGGCAGGCACGGAACGTCTCGAAGCATTACTTGCCCTGAAACCCGACCGCACGACGATGACCAAGCCGATGCAGGATGCCGTGTCATCCGGACGCGCCGATATGGTCGAACTGCTCCTGAAGGCGGGGGCGAACCCCGATGCAACGCGCAATGCAAAAGGCAGCTTGCTGCTGCAGGCGGTCGTCGCGCGCGATGAAAAGATGGCCGCGGTGCTGCTGGCGGGCGGCGCAAACCCGAACAAGCGCGACGCAACGCAAATCACCCCCTTGCGCGCCGCAATGTCGGCGCAATGCCTGACGCTCGTGAAAATGCTGCTGGCGGCCGGCGCCGACCCCTATGCCTTGAGCCTGACCCGCGACGGCAAGCGCAGCGATATGGACCGCGATTTCGCGCAGATGCAGACACAGGAAATCGCAAGTGCGGTGGAAACCGCAGCCGGACGTTTTGCCGTCAACAAGGCGGCGCTTGCCGGAGATTTCAATCTTGCCGAAGCCCTGCTGAAACGTGGGCTGCCGCCCGACAGCCATGACCATAACGGTTCGACCGCGCTGATCAACGCGGTGAAATCCGCCAGCCCGAAAATCGTCAAGCTGCTGTTGTCTTTTAAGGCCAATCCCAATCTTGGCAGCTATGACGGTACTGAATTCCCGTTGCACGAGGCATTGAAAAAACGCGACCTGCGCAGCGTGATTGCGTTATCGCAGGCCGGTGCGCGCACCGATGTGCCTGACGCATCCGGCAAGACCGCGCTGCAGTTGGCCGAAGAAACCAAAAACTATGACCTGCTGGAACCCGTGCGCAGGCAGAAAGCGCGCGAGGTGAATGAATACGTTGCCGGCATGTCGCGCCTCGACCATAATGTCTCCGCGCCTGCGGTCGCCAGCTTCAAGCGGAGGCCGCCCGCGCCATGA